A genomic window from Silene latifolia isolate original U9 population chromosome Y, ASM4854445v1, whole genome shotgun sequence includes:
- the LOC141627701 gene encoding uncharacterized protein LOC141627701, whose amino-acid sequence MACNNSEQRDMQIAKELLYSQFPTKFVWKKKERHWSLRKKGFTIGRLVHVPPNCGELYFMRIMLNHVKGPKCFEDIGTVDEYVCATFREACYKLGLIGDDREYIDAIKQAADWGSGFYLRNLFSNLLQSGKLSMPTTVWEETWQLLSDDILYRQRKLLKNPALQLTDEELKNYALMDIENSLQLNGSSLTRFQGMPLPDSSTTAHHRNTLVMDALSYDKKSLREENERQLSSMTDEQRSVYNEIMDAVLKNRGGVFFVYGYGGTGKTFIWRSLCSRIRSKGEIFVAVASSGIAATLIPGGVTAHSRLSIPLNVNEDSTCSQIKPGSDLTELLIRAKLIIWDEAPMTLKHSFEAVE is encoded by the exons ATGGCATGCAATAATTCTGAACAACGGGATATGCAGATTGCAAAAGAATTGTTATATTCTCAATTCCCAACTAAATTTGTTTGGAAGAAGAAGGAGCGGCATTGGAGCCTTAGAAAAAAAGGGTTTACGATTGGTAGGTTGGTTCATGTCCCACCGAACTGCGGAGAGCTGTATTTTATGAGAATCATGTTGAATCATGTTAAAGGCCCCAAGTGTTTTGAGGACATCGGGACCGTCGACGAATATGTCTGTGCGACATTTAGAGAAGCGTGTTACAAATTGGGCTTAATTGGTGATGACAGAGAGTATATTGATGCGATAAAACAAGCTGCAGATTGGGGGTCTGGATTCTACCTTCGGAACCTTTTTTCGAATTTATTACAGTCTGGTAAATTGTCTATGCCGACCACAGTTTGGGAAGAAACCTGGCAGCTTCTTTCCGACGATATACTTTATAGGCAACGCAAACTTCTTAAAAATCCAG CCTTACAACTGACAGATGAAGAGTTGAAAAATTATGCACTTATGGATATTGAAAATTCTCTTCAATTAAATGGGAGTAGCCTAACTAGATTTCAAGGCATGCCTCTTCCAGATTCTTCAACAACGGCACACCATCGAAACACGTTAGTAATGGATGCATTGTCGTACGACAAAAAGTCACTGAGGGAAGAAAATGAGCGTCAACTTTCTTCAATGACTGATGAACAAAGGTCGGTGTACAATGAAATAATGGATGCTGTTTTAAAAAATAGAGGAGGAGTGTTCTTTGTTTATGGATATGGCGGTACTGGAAAGACATTCATTTGGCGTTCTTTGTGTTCTAGAATAAGAAGTAAAGGAGAAATTTTTGTAGCGGTTGCATCAAGCGGAATTGCAGCAACCTTGATACCTGGTGGTGTAACAGCTCATTCAAGATTAAGCATTCCGCTCAATGTGAATGAGGACTCTACTTGCTCTCAAATTAAGCCTGGTAGTGATTTAACTGAACTTTTAATAAGGGCCAAACTCATAATATGGGATGAAGCACCTATGACTCTCAAACATAGCTTTGAGGCTGTTGAATAA
- the LOC141627702 gene encoding uncharacterized protein LOC141627702, whose amino-acid sequence MLSHVFSQFSPPTTPLSSTTTGEICSPTNVVERLVRDLCAEYGESLNEVLSSITLNEETSYWERYWDIGDPDYECEKCRAQMWFEERKQKSRGTRRPKFSLCCSDGKVVLPYLHEPPEILKSLLNGHHRLSKHFRENIRGYNSMFSFTSMGGKIDHSINQGRGPYTFRMGGQNVHRIGTLVPPTESSPMFCQLYIYDTEEEVYNRKTAISPNDPSRFNDELIRLLKNMIDQYNPLAKLFRMVRDKLSIDKDNEVSIRLISRREKDGKTYNRPTVSEIAALIEGDIGPNMEKRDIIVKKSCGGLQRISELHPLYTPLQYPLLFPSGDDGYRLGVLHGEASIGVSTSEQPREETTFREWFAYRLQDKSPDIKFPTLLLSGKAFHQFLVDVVYTIEFQKRGLPHAHILLFLHREYKFPEAADVDKIISAEIYDPIKEPILHVAVCEYMIHGPCGKEKLSSPCMVGENCSKHYPKPCTERTTVDSEGYPIYKRSKKGVTVKKDGVPIGNEFVIPYNAQLLLKYRAHINVEWCNQSRSIKYLFKYINKGSDRVMMQSSYMRRNEDDPGRFDEIKRYYDCRYLSTYEAAWRLFGFEIHYRTPAVERLQYHLPDEQPIFLMMMMISLTTL is encoded by the exons ATGTTAAGTCATGTCTTTTCTCAATTCAGTCCCCCAACTACACCGCTTAGCTCCACCACTACAG GAGAAATATGTAGTCCAACAAACGTGGTTGAGCGATTGGTAAGAGATCTATGTGCTGAGTATGGTGAATCTTTAAATGAAGTTCTTTCTTCTATAACTCTAAATGAAGAAACCTCAT aTTGGGAAAGATATTGGGACATTGGAGATCCAGATTATGAATGTGAAAAATGTAGGGCGCAAATGTGGTTTGAGGAGAGAAAACAAAAAAGTCGTGGTACAAGACGTCCAAAATTTTCACTATGTTGTTCGGACGGCAAAGTTGTTCTCCCATACTTACATGAGCCACCTGAAATCCTTAAGTCTCTTTTGAATGGACATCATCGGTTAAGCAAGCATTTTAGAGAAAACATCAGAGGTTATAATTCCATGTTTTCCTTTACTTCCATGGGTGGTAAAATTGATCATTCCATCAATCAAGGTAGAGGTCCTTACACTTTTCGGATGGGAGGTCAAAACGTTCATCGAATAGGTACTTTAGTCCCGCCTACAGAGTCAAGTCCTATGTTCTGTCAATTGTATATATATGACACCGAAGAAGAAGTTTATAATCGTAAAACTGCTATCAG TCCCAACGATCCCTCTAGGTTTAACGATGAGCTTATTCGATTGTTAAAAAATATGATTGACCAATACAATCCTCTTGCTAAGCTGTTTAGGATGGTTAGGGATAAATTGTCTATAGATAAAGACAATGAAGTGAGCATCAGACTTATTTCCAGAAGAGAAAAAGATGGAAAAACATATAATCGTCCAACGGTTTCGGAGATTGCAGCTTTGATTGAAGGGGATATCGGTCCAAATATGGAGAAAAGGGATATTATTGTTAAGAAGTCATGTGGTGGTTTGCAACGGATATCTGAGTTACACCCTCTATACACTCCACTCCAATATCCTTTGTTATTCCCATCCGGGGATGATGGGTATCGATTGGGTGTCCTTCACGGTGAAGCTTCTATTGGGGTCAGCACAAGCGAGCAACCGCGTGAAGAAACAACGTTTCGGGAGTGGTTTGCCTATCGTCTACAAGACAAATCACCTGATATTAAATTTCCAACGTTGTTACTATCTGGAAAGGCATTTCACCAGTTTTTAGTTGATG TGGTATATACTATTGAATTTCAAAAACGTGGTCTGCCCCATGCGCATATACTATTGTTCCTACATCGAGAGTACAAGTTCCCTGAAGCTGCAGATGTCGACAAAATAATTTCTGCCGAGATTTATGATCCGATTAAAGAGCCTATCTTACATGTTGCTGTTTGTGAGTACATGATCCATGGTCCGTGTGGTAAAGAAAAGTTATCATCACCGTGTATGGTCGGGGAAAACTGCTCAAAACATTACCCAAAGCCGTGTACTGAAAGAACAACGGTTGACAGTGAGGGTTATCCTATATACAAGAGAAGCAAGAAAGGAGTTACGGTGAAAAAGGATGGTGTACCTATCGGCAACGAATTTGTCATTCCATATAACGCTCAGTTGTTATTGAAATATCGGGCTCATATCAATGTCGAATGGTGTAATCAATCTCGATCGATTAAGTATCTCTTCAAGTATATTAACAAGGGCTCTGATCGAGTTATGATGCAGTCCTCTTATATGCGTCGCAATGAGGACGATCCTGGTCGATTTGATGAGATAAAGAGGTATTACGACTGTCGATATTTATCCACGTATGAAGCTGCATGGAGGTTATTTGGTTTTGAAATTCATTATAGGACTCCTGCTGTTGAAAGGTTGCAGTACCACCTCCCGGATGAGCAGCCTAtttttttgatgatgatgatgatttcaTTGACGACGTTGTAG